A genomic window from Quercus lobata isolate SW786 chromosome 10, ValleyOak3.0 Primary Assembly, whole genome shotgun sequence includes:
- the LOC115963832 gene encoding uncharacterized protein LOC115963832, with protein MRWERVQPHHKQNSEGAQQQQQQQHGVGDIFGPGKRWGHTCNAIKGGRFLYVFGGYGRDNCQTNQVHVFDTANQTWSQPAIKGTPPTPRDSHSCTTVGDNLFVFGGTDGMNPLKDLHILDTCSHTWISPSLRGDGPEAREGHSAALVGKRLIIFGGCGKSANNNDEIYYNDLYILNTETFVWKRATTSGTPPSPRDSHTCSSWKNKFIVIGGEDAHDYYLSDVHVLDTDTLIWKELNTSGHLLPPRAGHATVAFGKSLFVFGGFTDAQNLYNDLYALDVDTGVWTKVITTSDGPSARFSVAGDCLDPVKGGVLVFLGGCNKSLEALDDMYYLYTGLVREKEWRLDKLSLRKQLKLKCQEQNLTPPHDKALVRVGMGADTYQPMIAPTFGQPGRQNFPLNQSQSPQGKKTFQAKVTENIPVGYTIETVIDGKPLRGILFSNKPNSYHAANHNFSRKRTAAEAGNVMSNGDYNNKSKGSRIPKQDAIDHRLVDGVHGKEPTVHESKTEAAIPVLKNPASSDTSQPPKVNVIPVQSMPNLEDYQTNDAPSSNKEVPIEDRTNDAPDCSTEVPKENTAATAKDTVPSQDDRTATTSDATT; from the exons ATGAGGTGGGAAAGGGTCCAACCCCATCACAAACAAAACTCAGAAGGAGCtcaacaacagcaacagcaacagcatGGAGTTGGTGACATATTTGGGCCAGGGAAGAGGTGGGGTCACACCTGCAACGCCATTAAAGGTGGCAGATTTCTCTATGTTTTTGGGGGTTATGGCAGAGACAACTGCCAGACCAACCAAGTACATGTCTTTGACACTG CTAATCAGACATGGAGCCAGCCTGCAATAAAAGGCACACCGCCCACTCCAAGGGATAGCCACAGCTGCACCACTGTTGGTGataatctttttgtgtttggggGAACAGATGGGATGAATCCTCTCAAGGATTTGCATATATTAGATACTT GTTCACACACGTGGATATCACCAAGTTTACGGGGTGATGGACCAGAGGCAAGGGAGGGTCATAGTGCAGCCCTTGTTGGTAAACGTCTAATTATATTTGGTGGCTGCGGGAAGTCTGCTAATAATAATGACGAAATATACTACAACGATCTTTATATATTGAATACAG AGACATTTGTATGGAAACGCGCTACAACATCAGGAACTCCACCATCTCCACGCGATAGTCATACTTGCTCATCTTGGAAGAACAAATTCATAGTGATTGGTGGTGAAGATGCACATGACTATTATTTGTCTGACGTCCATGTTCTTGATACAG atacGCTAATTTGGAAGGAGCTGAACACTTCAGGCCATCTATTGCCTCCCCGAGCTGGTCATGCAACTGTTGCTTTTGGCAAAAGCTTGTTTGTTTTTGGGGGATTTACTGATGCTCAAAATTTATACAATGACCTCTATGCGCTTGATGTTG ATACTGGTGTATGGACAAAGGTCATCACTACAAGTGATGGGCCTTCTGCCAGATTTTCGGTGGCTGGTGACTGTTTAGATCCAGTGAAGGGTGGTGTCCTTGTATTCTTAGGTGGATGCAACAAGAGTCTTGAGGCTCTGGATGACATGTATTACTTGTACACAG gaCTCGTCAGAGAAAAAGAATGGAGGCTAGATAAGTTATCTCTAAGGAAGCAACTAAAGCTAAAGTGTCAAGAGCAAAATCTGACTCCTCCTCATGACAAAGCTCTTGTTAGGGTTGGAATGGGTGCTGATACGTACCAACCTATGATTGCACCTACCTTTGGCCAACCTG GCAGACAAAATTTCCCATTGAATCAATCCCAATCCCCTCAAGGAAAGAAGACATTTCAAGCCAAGGTTACAGAAAACATCCCAGTTGGATATACTATTGAAACTGTCATTGATGGGAAGCCTCTTCGGGGAATATTGTTTTCCAACAAGCCAAACTCTTACCATGCAGCTAATCATAATTTCAGTAG GAAGAGGACTGCTGCAGAAGCTGGTAATGTTATGTCAAATGGAGATTACAACAACAAATCAAAAGGTTCTAGAATACCCAAGCAGGATGCAATTGATCACAGATTAGTAGATGGAGTTCATGGAAAGGAGCCGACAGTACATGAGTCCAAGACAGAAGCTGCTATTCCTGTTTTAAAGAATCCAGCATCTTCTGATACATCTCAGCCCCCTAAG GTCAATGTAATCCCAGTACAGTCAATGCCTAATCTAGAGGATTATCAGACAAATGATGCACCTAGCTCCAACAAAGAAGTTCCAATAGAGGATAGGACAAATGATGCTCCAGACTGCAGTACTGAAGTTCCAAAGGAGAACACAGCTGCCACAGCCAAGGACACTGTCCCAAGCCAAG ACGACAGGACAGCTACTACCAGCGATGCAacaacataa